ATCTCAATCTGATGGCAGTGCTGTTTCTGTTCTTGGTGGGCTTCATAGGCGGGCTTGTCAGCGGGTTCATCGGCTCTGGGGGAGCCTTTGTGCTGACTCCAGGGATGATGAGCCTGGGTGTGCCTGGGGCCGTGGCAGTGGCAAGCAACATGTGCCACAAATTTCCCAAAGCCATGGTGGGAGCCTATAAGCGGTTCAAATATGGCCAGGTGGACATCAAGCTGGGGCTGGTGATGGCCGCCACGGCTGCGGTGGGCGTACAAGTGGGTATCCGCATTCAGCAATTGATACTCTCCAAATGGGGGGAAGCCGGGTCCGATTTGTACGTGAGCCTGGCCTTCGTGGTGGTGCTTGTAACGGTCGGGGGATACGTGTTCAGGGATGCGAGACGCATCTCAAAGTATGGTGGGGAAGAAAGGCGCTCTGCGCTTGCCGAACGGCTCCAGCGCATAGAACTCCCCCCCATGATCCATTTCAAGACCGCCAACCTTAGGATATCCTTCTGGTTTACAGTACCAGTAGGGTTCGCCACCGGGATGCTTGCTGCCACCATAGCAGTGGGAGGTTTTATAGGGGTGCCTGGAATGATTTACATCATCGGCGCCTCCAGTCTGGTGGCATCTGCAACCGAGCTTGTCATAGCATTTGTGATGGGATTTGGGGGCTCCATCAACTGGGCCATCCACGGAATGGTTGACATACGCCTCACGCTGATCATTTTGGCTGGTTCCCTGCTGGGGGTGCAGCTCGGTGCCATCGGGACCACCATGGTGCGCCAGCACGTGATCAAGATGGTCATGGGCACAATCATGCTCATAGTGGCCCTCAGTCGGGCCATGGCCATTCCTAAGTACGTTGAGAGACTTGGGCTTTTCTCGGTGCCTCCGGAGCTGGTGGATCTGCTTTCCAAAGCCAGCTTTGCCAGCATGTGTGCGGCCTTGGGCATAGGGGCTGCCATGATTCTGGGGGCCATGTGGCGAGCCCGCACACCCTCTGCCAGAGAGCCCAAAGAGAGTGCCGTGGAGAAGGCTTACCAGAGCGCCCATTGAGGCAAATAGGGGGCTGGATGTGGCCGGACGTTGGAAGTGCGAGAATTTTTTGGAAACGAGGTCCTGTGCACTTCGTTCAGCCCCAAGCCTCCAATGGTCTGGTTCCAGCACGGTGTGAATCCAGCCCTCTGCCCTGGTCTTCTTGCAGGTCTCAAAATCCCCTGAGATAATCCAGCCTATATTCTCAGCAGAAGGCGATTGGGAGGAGGTTGAACTTCATGTGGCAGGCCATGGGCAAGATCAGGGTGCGTCTTGTTCTGGGGTTTGCTGCCTGCTTCCTAGGCGTGTCGGTCTTTGTGACCCTCAGCTATCGCTACTTCATTCAGATAGAGCAGAAGCTCATATCCCTTAATCTCGCCGACGAACTGGTGAACCTGACTTTGGAGGCCAGGCGTTATGAGAAGAACTACTTCCTCTATCGTCACCAGGCGGACTTTCAGGAGGCCCTTCGGTACTTGGGGCAGGTGGAGCAGGCTCTCCTGGTTCAACGCCAGGCCATAGAGCAGGCAACGGGCTTTTCGGGTTGGAGCCACTGGAGGGATGTCACATGGGTTTATCGCCGTTCCCTCTCGGTGGTAAGGGACCTTGACCTAAGTAGTGGAAGCGGGGGAACCGGGAATGAGCTTCTGGCCCCGCACGTGAACACCATCCGCTCAATGGGCCAGGAGCTCATAGGACTGGCCGAGCATTTGGCCAGACGTGAAAGAACAGCCATCCAAGGGCTTCTGGGCCGATACAGAGTGCTTTTCGGAATATTCTTCTTCAGCACCGTGTGCTTCGGGGGTCTCATCGTGTATCTTCTAGAACGTAAAGTAGTGAGACCCCTTTCCGTGATAGAAAGGGCGACACGCAGGGTGGCAGAGGGTCGCTTCGAGACCATCGAATGGGACTCGGGACGCGACGAGATAAGTTCTCTGGTGCGGGCCTTCAACCAGATGGTATTGCAACTTCTGGAGAATCGCGAGCAGATGGTCCGAACAGAAAAATTGACGGCCCTGGGCACTCTCACGAGCGGAGTGGCTCACGAGCTGAACAACCCTCTGAGCAACATCTCCACTTCCTGTCAGATCCTTCTTGAGGAAGCTGACGAGACATTTTCCTCCCATCATAGAGGGCTTCTCTCATCCATAGAGGAGCAGGTGTTGAAGGCCAGGGACATAGTGCGCGCTCTGCTAGAGTTCTCCAGACAAAGGGATTTCCAGCTAAGGCCTGTGGAACTCAAGGAGGTGGTGGAGGACACTCTTAAGCTTATCCGCGGGGATATTCCGGCCCGTGTGGAGGTGAGGGCCGAGGTGCCATCTGGCATATTCCTTCAATTGGACAAAGCCAGGATGCAGCAGGCTTTTATCAACCTGATCATGAACGGCATTCAGGCCATCGAAGGGGATGGGTCGGTGACCATCCGGGCCAGCATCGATCCATCCCAGGCATGCGTCCTAGTAGAGGTTGAGGACACAGGAAGTGGAATTCCTCCTGATGTGCTTCCAAGGGTGTTCGACCCATTTTTCACCACAAAGGAAGTGGGTAGGGGAACAGGGCTGGGTCTTTCGGTGACTTACGGCATAGTGGAGAGGCATAATGGGAGGATATGGATCGAGAGCACAGTTGGTAAGGGCACAAAGGTGTTCATCCGGCTACCCTTGCAGGATCAACAGGAGTGTTGACCCATGGCTCTACGCCCTAAGATCCTAATCGTGGAAGACGAGGATGTGGCCAGGGAGAACTTGCGATATATCCTCTCCAAAGAAGATTACGAGATAGAAACTGTGGCCAGTGGTGTGGAGGCAATTGTTCGCATCCAGCAGCAGGATTACGATCTGGTGCTCACGGACCTCCGCATGGAGAAGGTGGACGGCATGGAGGTGTTAGCCCGAACAAAGGCCGAGAAGCCTGGCACAGAAGTGATCATGATCACGGGTTACGCCACCGTGGACTCAGCCATTGAGGCCATGAAGAGGGGGGCATTTCACTACATTCCCAAGCCATACAAGATAGATGAGGTGCGAGCCATAGTCAGACAGGCCCTGGAGAAGAAAGGGTTACGGGATGAATTGGAGGAGCTGCGACGGGCCCTGGAGGCCCAAAGCGGACTGTCTGCCATTGTTGGTAAAAGCAAGCCCATGCAGGAACTCCTCGAGACCGTGCGACAGATAGCTCCCACGGACTGCAACGTGCTCATAGTTGGAGAGACAGGTACAGGCAAGGAACTTGTTGCCAGGGCCATCCATCATCTCAGTCGTCGCTCGGCTGGGCGCTTTATGGCCTTCAACTGTGGTGCCTTTGCAGAGGAGCTTCTGGCCAACGAGCTTTTCGGCCATGAACGGGAGGCATTCACAGGGGCCCACAGTGCCAAGCCAGGGCTCTTCGAGGTAGCTCATGGGGGGAGCGTGTTTCTAGATGAGATAGGAGACATGCCCCCATCCATGCAAGTGAGGCTCTTGAGGGTGATCCAGGAGAGGGTGGTCATGAGGCTGGGTGGCACCAGGAACATACCTGTGGATGTGCGAATCCTGGCTGCAAGCAACAGGGATCTCAAGAGGTTGGTTGAGGAGGGCAGGTTCAGATCCGATTTGTACTTTCGCCTCAATGTGGTGACCCTCCAGGTGCCTCCCCTGGCAGATAGAAAGGAGGATATTCCCCTCCTGGCCCACCACTTCCTGCGCAAGTTTTCGGCCAAGCAGGGCAGGCAAGTCCAGGGGATATCGGAAGAGATGATGAGTGTGCTTATGAACTATCCATTTCCGGGCAACGTGCGTGAGCTGGAAAACATAATCGAGAGGGCAGTAGCGCTAAGCAAAGGGCCTGTTTTGGATGTGCGAGATCTGCCCGATGAGCTTCGTTTGTTTCAGTTCAAAGTGGTGAGGCCCCGCGCCGGGGGGCTACCCACTCTGGAGGAGGCAGAAAGGGATTACATCAAGTGGGTTCTGGAACACACCGGCTGGAACAGGACTCGCGCGGCGGAGATCCTGGGCATAGACCGGGTCTCCCTCTGGCGCAAGATAAAGCAATACGGCCTGGAGCCTCCAGGGCGCAGCCAAGAGGAAGCCAGGCAAGGGAAGGAACCCTCCTGATTCATCTCTGACTTACTTTGATCCCCCACACGGACAGCCGTGAGGCAAATTCCGGGGAATCCCTAATTCACCCCCTGGCCTGGCAGGATAAAAAAGAGTCTCACGCCCAAGGAGTTACCGAGACTCCCAAAAAGACCCTTTGGGCCAAAACTGGGGTTGGATCTCACTGTTGTTCCAATCCCCAAAACTTCTCTGGGCCCCAACGACTAGCCTGACTGCTAGGGCCCTGAACAAGAAGGCGGTCCCCCCTCCAAGAGAATTTCAAACCTTGAACACTTACCTCTGGCTGTACCTGGATCATTCTCCAGGACCGGTGAAGTTGGGGCCATACCCCGAAGCCCCGGTATTTTTTCCCTGCTTTGCGATTCGGATTGGGGAAGGACCCCATAGGGAAGATCAGGCTGCATTGGAGCATAGCTTAGTTCATCCCAAGATATGGTGAAGTCAGTCCGCATCATGAATCATCAGAGTTGGAGCAGTAAGCCATGGCTCGGCCATGCTTACTTACGGGCTCTTGACGCCGGAGGATGGCTCTGATACGTTTTCGCCGGTTCTCTCAGAGGCATGCAAGGTTAGAGGCTGGTATTCCATTGGAATGGGGGCAGCATGGGAAATCTCGAGATTTGAAAGTGCGATTATGAACCTAGGGCCCTTTCTGGCAGAGGGTGCTGGTTAGGTCATGGAAGAGGCGGAGGTTGTCCATGCGGGGACGGGGAACTGGGATGTTTGCTTTGGTTTTGGTGGTGGCCGGTGGGGCATCATGGGGCCCGGTGCCATGCCTTGCACAGCAGTATGGTGATGCAGCAGCAGTAACTCCATGGTGGGTCTGGCCCCTTGTCCTGTTCTTCTTCTGCTTTGTCCTGGGAATCATAGCGGTCCTGGCAGGAGTGGGGGGAGGGGTTCTGTATGTTCCCTTGGTGAGCGGGTTCTTTCCCTTCCACCTGGACTTCGTTAGGGGTGCAGGGCTTCTGGTGGCCTTGGCGGGGGCACTGGCTGCCGGCCCAGGCCTTCTCAGGCGCAATCTGGCAAGCCTCAGGCTGGCTTTACCGGTTGCAGTGATAGCCTCCAGTTGCGCCATCGTTGGGGCCTTCATGGGCTTGGCGCTTCCAACCAATGTGGTCCAGATCTGCCTGGGTGGGACCATCGTCTTCATAGCCTTCCTGCTTCTCATGTCCAAGAATGTTGAGAGACCTCAGGTGAAAAAGCAAGACGCACTCGGAGCTGCCCTAGGCATGTCTGGGATCTACCAGGAGTATACGGGGGAGCTGGTCCAGTGGCGCACGCACCGCACATTGCCAGGGCTTCTGCTGTTCATAATCATCGGTGTAATGGCCGGAATGTTCGGGCTTGGGGCAGGCTGGGCCAACGTGCCGGTTCTGAATCTCCTCATGGGGGTGCCTCTCAAGATCTCTGTGGGAACCAGCAAGTTCCTCCT
This genomic stretch from bacterium harbors:
- a CDS encoding sulfite exporter TauE/SafE family protein, yielding MHEAAQEAVKFIDLNLMAVLFLFLVGFIGGLVSGFIGSGGAFVLTPGMMSLGVPGAVAVASNMCHKFPKAMVGAYKRFKYGQVDIKLGLVMAATAAVGVQVGIRIQQLILSKWGEAGSDLYVSLAFVVVLVTVGGYVFRDARRISKYGGEERRSALAERLQRIELPPMIHFKTANLRISFWFTVPVGFATGMLAATIAVGGFIGVPGMIYIIGASSLVASATELVIAFVMGFGGSINWAIHGMVDIRLTLIILAGSLLGVQLGAIGTTMVRQHVIKMVMGTIMLIVALSRAMAIPKYVERLGLFSVPPELVDLLSKASFASMCAALGIGAAMILGAMWRARTPSAREPKESAVEKAYQSAH
- a CDS encoding ATP-binding protein, translated to MWQAMGKIRVRLVLGFAACFLGVSVFVTLSYRYFIQIEQKLISLNLADELVNLTLEARRYEKNYFLYRHQADFQEALRYLGQVEQALLVQRQAIEQATGFSGWSHWRDVTWVYRRSLSVVRDLDLSSGSGGTGNELLAPHVNTIRSMGQELIGLAEHLARRERTAIQGLLGRYRVLFGIFFFSTVCFGGLIVYLLERKVVRPLSVIERATRRVAEGRFETIEWDSGRDEISSLVRAFNQMVLQLLENREQMVRTEKLTALGTLTSGVAHELNNPLSNISTSCQILLEEADETFSSHHRGLLSSIEEQVLKARDIVRALLEFSRQRDFQLRPVELKEVVEDTLKLIRGDIPARVEVRAEVPSGIFLQLDKARMQQAFINLIMNGIQAIEGDGSVTIRASIDPSQACVLVEVEDTGSGIPPDVLPRVFDPFFTTKEVGRGTGLGLSVTYGIVERHNGRIWIESTVGKGTKVFIRLPLQDQQEC
- a CDS encoding sigma-54 dependent transcriptional regulator, which codes for MALRPKILIVEDEDVARENLRYILSKEDYEIETVASGVEAIVRIQQQDYDLVLTDLRMEKVDGMEVLARTKAEKPGTEVIMITGYATVDSAIEAMKRGAFHYIPKPYKIDEVRAIVRQALEKKGLRDELEELRRALEAQSGLSAIVGKSKPMQELLETVRQIAPTDCNVLIVGETGTGKELVARAIHHLSRRSAGRFMAFNCGAFAEELLANELFGHEREAFTGAHSAKPGLFEVAHGGSVFLDEIGDMPPSMQVRLLRVIQERVVMRLGGTRNIPVDVRILAASNRDLKRLVEEGRFRSDLYFRLNVVTLQVPPLADRKEDIPLLAHHFLRKFSAKQGRQVQGISEEMMSVLMNYPFPGNVRELENIIERAVALSKGPVLDVRDLPDELRLFQFKVVRPRAGGLPTLEEAERDYIKWVLEHTGWNRTRAAEILGIDRVSLWRKIKQYGLEPPGRSQEEARQGKEPS
- a CDS encoding sulfite exporter TauE/SafE family protein — its product is MRGRGTGMFALVLVVAGGASWGPVPCLAQQYGDAAAVTPWWVWPLVLFFFCFVLGIIAVLAGVGGGVLYVPLVSGFFPFHLDFVRGAGLLVALAGALAAGPGLLRRNLASLRLALPVAVIASSCAIVGAFMGLALPTNVVQICLGGTIVFIAFLLLMSKNVERPQVKKQDALGAALGMSGIYQEYTGELVQWRTHRTLPGLLLFIIIGVMAGMFGLGAGWANVPVLNLLMGVPLKISVGTSKFLLSITDTSAAWVYLNQGCVIPLMAIPSIVGLMLGSFVGVRILAVAKPKMIRYLVIGVLFFAGARSLWKGLGL